In the Streptomyces formicae genome, one interval contains:
- a CDS encoding universal stress protein: MNSLPVITAVDGSDHSLKALEWALDAARRRSAELLVVHIRADYVKALPLPGALPAMPPVDEVPVLASVREAIEGRADLPPVRYSAVDGSPAPALIELADEAQLLVLGSRGRGGFASLLLGSVSRACAARAACPVVVVPHAARTESVEAAGTFGRVALGLAPEETSDATVEFAFEEAGRRGAGLQVITTYPVPFSTLALMGGYLDAAGTPESPREEKALSEAQDERLGAFIERYPDVAVEKVVTAADAAGRLVVASQTADLLVVGRHRRRVNADSFLVGSAANAVLLHAQCPVAVVPA, translated from the coding sequence ATGAACAGTCTTCCGGTCATCACCGCCGTCGACGGATCAGACCACAGCCTCAAGGCCCTCGAGTGGGCGCTGGACGCCGCGCGGCGCCGCAGTGCGGAACTGCTCGTCGTGCACATCAGGGCCGACTACGTGAAGGCCCTTCCCCTGCCGGGCGCGCTGCCCGCCATGCCACCCGTGGACGAGGTCCCCGTCCTCGCCTCGGTGCGGGAGGCGATCGAGGGCCGAGCGGACCTGCCGCCCGTCCGCTACTCCGCGGTCGACGGGAGCCCCGCCCCGGCGCTGATCGAACTCGCCGACGAGGCACAGCTCCTGGTGCTCGGTTCGCGGGGGCGCGGCGGCTTCGCGAGTCTGCTGCTCGGCTCCGTCAGCCGCGCGTGCGCCGCGCGCGCCGCCTGTCCCGTGGTCGTCGTCCCGCATGCCGCGAGGACCGAGTCGGTCGAGGCGGCGGGCACGTTCGGCAGGGTCGCGCTCGGCCTCGCGCCGGAGGAGACGAGCGATGCCACGGTGGAGTTCGCGTTCGAGGAGGCCGGGCGCAGGGGCGCCGGGCTCCAGGTGATCACCACGTACCCGGTGCCGTTCTCGACCTTGGCGCTCATGGGCGGATACCTGGACGCGGCGGGGACGCCCGAGAGCCCGCGCGAGGAGAAGGCGTTGTCGGAGGCGCAGGACGAACGGCTCGGCGCCTTCATCGAGCGCTACCCCGATGTGGCCGTCGAGAAGGTGGTCACCGCGGCCGACGCCGCGGGCCGTCTCGTCGTGGCCTCGCAGACCGCCGACCTGCTGGTCGTCGGCCGTCACCGGCGCCGCGTGAACGCCGACT